One stretch of Astatotilapia calliptera chromosome 3, fAstCal1.2, whole genome shotgun sequence DNA includes these proteins:
- the LOC113013136 gene encoding lipocalin-like gives MASLRALLGVVLCSLMVSASEILPQADFDLQGVAGKWYLTGVCSNFKWFVCRKANMKSGTVMVEPTEDGSLKVASSHPLDTCWKIETLATKTDVPGKFTFSIPFTGFVTEMRVVDGKPDEYGLNHYINTGRNETFVENKLYGRSLDLSAEVKEKFNQLCLQTGILPENIVHLPKTEECPLECFV, from the exons ATGGCTTCACTTCGCGCCCTTCTGGGAGTGGTACTGTGCTCCCTCATGGTTTCTGCTTCTGAAATCCTACCTCAGGCGGACTTTGATttacagggg GTTGCAGGTAAGTGGTACTTGACTGGAGTTTGCTCTAATTTCAAATGGTTTGTCTGTCGCAAAGCCAACATGAAGTCCGGCACCGTCATGGTTGAGCCAACTGAAGATGGGAGTTTGAAAGTGGCGTCCTCACATCCTCT CGATACATGTTGGAAAATAGAGACTTTAGCCACCAAGACTGACGTGCCTGGAAAATTCACATTCAGCATTCCCT TCACGGGGTTTGTGACTGAAATGCGTGTGGTCGACGGGAAGCCTGATGAGTACGGCCTGAATCATTACATCAACACCGGACGGAATGAAACCTTTGTTGAAAACAAATTATATG GACGTAGTCTGGACCTCAGCGCTGAGGTGAAGGAGAAGTTCAACCAGCTCTGCTTGCAGACCGGCATCCTTCCTGAAAATATTGTTCATCTTCCTAAAACCG AGGAGTGTCCGCTTGAGTGTTTTGTCTGA